One region of Nitrospirota bacterium genomic DNA includes:
- a CDS encoding Rrf2 family transcriptional regulator translates to MLKLTKKVDYGLLAIAHIAGNHGEGVVNTKEIAETYSIPVELLAKILQRLVKFGLISSLSGPKGGYSLSINPSEITVAQIINALEGDISILGCIEEDDHKCYQFERCNIRTPMQKLEYRILNLLHKTTLEELLESYVPKPV, encoded by the coding sequence ATGCTTAAGTTAACCAAGAAAGTAGATTATGGATTGCTCGCAATAGCCCATATAGCCGGAAACCATGGCGAAGGTGTTGTAAACACCAAAGAGATTGCAGAAACATATAGTATTCCGGTTGAACTACTTGCGAAGATACTACAACGGCTTGTAAAGTTCGGATTGATCTCAAGCCTGAGCGGACCAAAAGGCGGGTACTCACTAAGTATTAATCCTTCTGAGATTACTGTGGCCCAGATAATAAATGCACTGGAGGGTGATATAAGTATCCTGGGTTGTATTGAAGAGGACGACCATAAATGTTATCAGTTTGAAAGATGCAATATCAGGACACCGATGCAGAAGTTAGAGTACAGGATATTGAATCTGTTGCATAAGACAACTCTTGAGGAGTTGTTGGAGTCTTACGTACCAAAACCTGTTTGA